The Halomonas sp. 'Soap Lake #6' genomic sequence CCTTCAGGATAGCCCTCCACCGTATAGCCACGGCCATCGACTAGCAGTGTAGCGCCCTCTTTTTCACCGGCAGTAATCAGTCGCTCTACGCGCTCTTTTGCCTGTGGTGATACCACAGGACCTAGGTCCGCGTCACGCTGAGTACCCGGCCCCACTTTCATACTACGAGCACCCTCTTCGATATCCTTCAACCACTCACGCGCTTCACCTACCAGAACGACGACTGAGTTGGCCATACAACGCTGGCCCGCCGCTCCAAATGCCGATCCAAGTAGACTATCAATTGCCTGGCTGCGGTTTGCATCCGGCATCACTACGCAGTGGTTTTTTGCCCCCATCATAGCTTGCATGCGTTTGCCCGCAGCGGCAGCACGGTTATAGAGCAAAGAGCCGACATGGGTAGAGCCGATAAATGAGAGTGCCTTGATATCCTGGTGATCGGCAATTTGATTGGCAACATCAGGACCGCCATGCACAACATTCAACACCCCCTCAGGAATGCCCGCTTCGTGGGCAAGCTCTACCAAGCGCATTGTGGAGCTTGGATCCTGCTCAGATGGCTTCAAAACAAAGGTATTACCAGTGGCAATTGCCAGAGGGAACATAAAGCAGGGCAACATAATGGGGAAGTTAAACGCGGTAATACCTGCACCAACGCCAAGCGGCTGGTGCATGGTGTAAACATCGACTTCATTGGCAGCGTTTTCAGCCAGCTCCCCTAGCTGTAGCGAGGTAATCGAGCATGCGTGCTCAACCACTTCAAGGCCGCGCCCTACTTCACCTTCTGCATCGGGTAATGTTTTACCATGCTCTTCAGTGATCAATGCGGCCAATTCAGCAGTATTCTCACGAATCAGCGCCTGGAGCTTCAGCATGATCCGCATACGCTTACCAAGCGGTACTTTACGCCACTGTTTGAAGGCTGCTTTAGCACTCGCGATGGCACGTTCCACTTCTTCTGCGGTACAGAAAGGTACTCTGGCAACAACTTCCTGTGTTGCCGGATTCACCACATCCCGCCAATCCTGGCTTTGGGACATGACTGGCTGACCATCGATATACATCGGTATTTCGCGAACAGACATAGCGCTATTCCTCAAGGTTGTGTTTGTTATGGGA encodes the following:
- a CDS encoding CoA-acylating methylmalonate-semialdehyde dehydrogenase, whose product is MSVREIPMYIDGQPVMSQSQDWRDVVNPATQEVVARVPFCTAEEVERAIASAKAAFKQWRKVPLGKRMRIMLKLQALIRENTAELAALITEEHGKTLPDAEGEVGRGLEVVEHACSITSLQLGELAENAANEVDVYTMHQPLGVGAGITAFNFPIMLPCFMFPLAIATGNTFVLKPSEQDPSSTMRLVELAHEAGIPEGVLNVVHGGPDVANQIADHQDIKALSFIGSTHVGSLLYNRAAAAGKRMQAMMGAKNHCVVMPDANRSQAIDSLLGSAFGAAGQRCMANSVVVLVGEAREWLKDIEEGARSMKVGPGTQRDADLGPVVSPQAKERVERLITAGEKEGATLLVDGRGYTVEGYPEGNFVGPTLFADVTADMTIYREEIFGPVLCVVSVETLDEAIDFINANPNGNGTSIFTNSGWVARRFETDIDVGQIGINVPIPVPVAYFSFTGSRASKLGDLGPNGKQAIAFWTQTKTVTARWFEPENISSGINSTISL